The following are encoded together in the Lathyrus oleraceus cultivar Zhongwan6 chromosome 3, CAAS_Psat_ZW6_1.0, whole genome shotgun sequence genome:
- the LOC127132292 gene encoding benzyl alcohol O-benzoyltransferase codes for MSSSPLLFTVRRFQPELVLPATPTPREIKLLSDIDDQQGLRFNIPAIFIYSHESSMAGKEPVEVLRNSLSQTLVYYYPLAGRIKEGDGRKLMVDCTGEGVMFIGAEADVTLDQLGDSLHPPFPCFQELLYDVPGSELVIDRPIRLIQVTRLNCGGFIVAMNWNHTSGDGIGLKQFMNAWAEIARGAHQPSIQPVWHRELLMARAPPRITCNHREYEQILPPNTIKEEDITTIVHQSFFFKLSDIARIRLMIPFHLSQCTAFDLITACFWYCRTKALRLEPEEEVRMMVIVNARSRLIAKHSSFVGYYGNCFAFPAAVTTAGKLCGNSLGYALELIRKSKDEVTEEYMQSVADFMVIKERCLFTTVNSCIISDLTRAKFREVNFGWGEGVYGGVAQGGAGPFPGVTFIVPHKNAKGEECLMLPICLSYEVMKRFEKELDDILGSQNHPTTSVSNFVKSTL; via the exons ATGTCTTCATCACCACTATTATTCACTGTGCGGAGGTTCCAACCAGAGTTGGTGCTTCCGGCTACACCCACTCCTCGTGAAATTAAACTACTATCAGACATAGATGATCAACAAGGCTTACGTTTTAATATTCCTGCCATATTTATCTATAGCCACGAATCATCAATGGCTGGAAAAGAACCGGTTGAAGTTCTTAGAAATTCACTGTCACAAACACTTGTTTATTACTATCCACTTGCGGGAAGGATTAAAGAGGGTGATGGACGCAAGTTGATGGTTGATTGTACTGGCGAAGGTGTCATGTTCATTGGAGCTGAAGCTGATGTAACACTAGATCAATTGGGTGACTCTCTCCACCCACCATTCCCTTGCTTCCAAGAACTTCTCTACGATGTTCCAGGCTCTGAACTAGTTATTGACCGTCCCATTCGACTCATACAG GTGACACGTCTCAATTGTGGTGGTTTTATAGTGGCAATGAATTGGAACCATACCAGTGGTGATGGAATTGGTCTGAAACAATTCATGAATGCATGGGCAGAAATTGCTCGAGGAGCACATCAACCTTCCATTCAACCTGTGTGGCATAGGGAGCTTCTCATGGCAAGAGCCCCACCACGAATTACATGCAACCACCGTGAATACGAACAAATACTTCCACCGAATACGATCAAGGAAGAAGACATTACTACCATAGTCCATCAATCTTTCTTCTTTAAACTTTCAGACATAGCTAGAATTCGTCTCATGATTCCATTTCACCTTAGTCAATGTACCGCATTCGATCTTATCACTGCATGTTTTTGGTACTGTCGCACAAAAGCCTTACGGTTAGAGCCAGAAGAAGAAGTAAGAATGATGGTCATTGTCAATGCACGTTCGAGGCTTATTGCTAAACATTCTTCATTTGTCGGGTATTACGGTAATTGTTTTGCATTCCCTGCGGCTGTCACCACGGCAGGGAAACTTTGTGGAAACTCACTAGGTTATGCATTAGAGTTGATAAGAAAATCAAAAGATGAAGTTACAGAGGAATACATGCAGTCTGTAGCAGATTTTATGGTTATTAAAGAAAGGTGTTTATTTACAACTGTAAATTCTTGTATTATTTCAGATTTGACTCGAGCTAAATTTAGAGAAGTGAATTTTGGATGGGGTGAAGGGGTGTATGGTGGAGTTGCACAAGGTGGGGCCGGACCTTTTCCAGGCGTAACTTTTATTGTTCCACATAAGAATGCAAAAGGAGAAGAATGTTTGATGTTACCAATTTGTTTGTCCTATGAAGTTATGAAGAGGTTTGAAAAAGAGTTAGATGACATACTTGGTAGCCAAAATCACCCTACCACTAGTGTTTCTAATTTTGTCAAATCTACCTTATAA